From the genome of Polyangiaceae bacterium, one region includes:
- the pyrF gene encoding orotidine-5'-phosphate decarboxylase, whose product MVTPDRIAARQRLVFPLDYASLDEAREGARTVAPHVGVLKVGLELFMREGPASIAVCHDRGLDVFLDLKLHDIPETVGRAVKAAASLGIRYLTVHAHGGHAMLARAAEEASRASTPLTILAVTVLTSLDAADLAAVGIDATPAVQVERVARVAWNAGIRGFVASAAEATNLRQTLGPDALLVTPGIRPAGSESGDQKRVVTPADAIAKGADLLVVGRPIRDAADPCEAARMVVLEIETALEARTS is encoded by the coding sequence ATCGTGACTCCTGACCGCATAGCTGCACGGCAGCGTCTGGTTTTTCCGCTCGACTACGCGTCGCTCGACGAAGCACGCGAAGGCGCTCGCACCGTCGCGCCGCACGTCGGCGTGCTCAAGGTGGGCCTCGAGTTGTTCATGCGCGAAGGACCAGCATCCATCGCGGTTTGTCATGACCGCGGCCTTGACGTGTTTCTCGATCTGAAACTGCACGACATCCCGGAAACCGTAGGCCGCGCAGTGAAAGCCGCCGCATCGCTCGGGATCCGATACCTCACCGTTCACGCCCACGGCGGTCACGCAATGCTCGCTCGAGCCGCCGAAGAGGCCTCACGCGCGAGCACGCCACTCACCATCCTCGCCGTGACCGTGTTGACGTCACTCGATGCGGCGGATCTCGCCGCCGTTGGGATCGACGCAACGCCCGCCGTACAGGTCGAACGCGTCGCGCGTGTTGCGTGGAACGCGGGCATTCGAGGGTTTGTCGCGTCGGCTGCAGAAGCGACGAACCTGCGCCAAACCCTCGGCCCAGACGCACTGCTCGTCACGCCGGGAATCCGCCCTGCTGGAAGCGAAAGCGGCGATCAGAAACGAGTCGTCACGCCCGCAGACGCGATTGCCAAAGGTGCCGACCTGCTCGTCGTCGGACGGCCGATACGTGATGCGGCCGATCCGTGTGAAGCTGCCCGTATGGTCGTGCTGGAAATTGAAACTGCACTCGAGGCTCGAACGTCGTGA
- the rlmB gene encoding 23S rRNA (guanosine(2251)-2'-O)-methyltransferase RlmB: protein MSRVIFGVQPVREAIRVHGSAIERVVIEHKPNPKLQALGRFAEGRGIRVESAPRGELDRAAGAGRHQGVLAVAPELVLRNLADVPIVPTSIFVALDGIMDPQNFGAIVRSAVALGTSAIVWPEHSSAPLSPAMFRASAGAIEHAVLCRVHALPQAMHDLGQRGLTVIGLDAQGPTELGALDLRGPVAVVIGAEDKGARRSVLRACHHVARLPMAGPISSLNASVASALALYEILRQRQTE from the coding sequence GTGAGTCGTGTGATCTTCGGCGTTCAACCCGTCCGTGAAGCCATTCGCGTGCATGGCAGCGCGATCGAACGCGTGGTCATCGAACACAAGCCGAACCCCAAGCTCCAAGCGCTCGGGAGGTTCGCCGAAGGACGCGGGATACGCGTCGAATCGGCGCCAAGAGGCGAGCTCGATCGAGCCGCTGGTGCTGGACGACATCAAGGCGTGCTCGCCGTAGCGCCGGAGCTCGTGCTGCGAAACCTAGCGGACGTCCCGATTGTCCCGACAAGCATCTTCGTGGCGCTCGACGGCATCATGGATCCGCAAAACTTTGGTGCGATCGTACGAAGTGCCGTCGCGCTTGGAACGTCCGCGATCGTGTGGCCCGAACACAGCTCCGCACCGCTCTCACCGGCGATGTTTCGCGCATCCGCAGGGGCGATCGAACACGCAGTGCTGTGCCGCGTGCACGCCCTGCCCCAAGCAATGCACGACTTGGGCCAGCGGGGTTTGACCGTGATCGGCCTCGATGCGCAAGGGCCCACCGAGCTTGGGGCGCTCGATCTTCGGGGTCCCGTGGCGGTCGTGATCGGCGCCGAGGACAAAGGCGCGCGGCGGAGCGTCTTGCGCGCTTGTCATCACGTCGCGCGTTTGCCGATGGCAGGACCCATCAGCTCGCTCAACGCGTCGGTCGCAAGCGCACTCGCGCTCTACGAGATACTGCGGCAACGACAAACGGAGTGA